Proteins encoded within one genomic window of Salipaludibacillus agaradhaerens:
- a CDS encoding beta-galactosidase, translated as MKKFPFISDKIQGLLHGADYNPEQWLDYPGVFEEDIRLMKKASCNVMSVGIFSWVSLEPEEGMFTFEWLDNVLDTLYENDIYVFLATPSGARPAWMSEKYPEVLRTSKNRIKNLHGERHNHCFTSPIYREKVTIMNRKLSERYADHPAVIGWHISNEYGGDCHCDYCQEAFRMWLKNKYGTLDKLNHAWWTTFWSHTITSWSQIESPAPHGERSVHGLNLDWNRFVTDQTIDFFKHEVEGIRTKANQLPVTTNFMEAFEGLNYWEFAKHVDVVSWDSYPTWHDGEPPSNLASWVSFNHDLMRSLKDGQPFMLMESTPSLTNWQNISKLKKPGMHLLSSLQAVAHGADTVQYFQWRKSRGSSEKLHGAVIDHKGGEDTRVFREVSELGGVLEQLRDVAGTSVHSEVAIVFDWENRWAVKDSQGPRNIGIHYERTVRQHYQAFWEQGISVDIVDSQCDFSKYKLVIAPMLYMMKTGVSDKIEAFVAAGGHFVTTYWSGIVDEHDLVYLGGFPEPLRKTLGIYSEEIDALYDHETNVMVATDDNTLNMTGEYNVYELCDIIRLEGAETIATYEHDFYAGKPAVTSHAYGEGQAYYVAAHGSQHFYEAFYTQISFKAGLKRHLNSHLPTGVTLQKRTDGETDYLFLMNFTGESQTVEVGEQFIDLIDNEESGAEIRLKPYGIAVLKGSSTN; from the coding sequence ATGAAAAAATTCCCTTTCATCAGTGATAAAATCCAAGGATTGTTACACGGTGCTGATTATAATCCTGAACAATGGCTTGATTATCCTGGTGTATTTGAAGAAGATATACGTCTTATGAAAAAAGCCTCCTGCAATGTCATGTCTGTAGGAATATTCTCATGGGTATCTCTAGAGCCAGAAGAGGGGATGTTCACGTTCGAATGGCTTGATAATGTGTTAGATACGCTATATGAAAACGATATTTATGTCTTTTTAGCGACGCCAAGTGGGGCAAGGCCTGCTTGGATGTCTGAGAAATACCCGGAAGTACTGCGCACTTCGAAAAATCGGATCAAAAATTTACATGGTGAACGACATAATCATTGCTTTACGTCCCCGATTTATAGAGAGAAAGTGACGATCATGAATAGGAAGCTTTCAGAACGTTATGCTGACCATCCTGCTGTTATCGGTTGGCATATTTCAAACGAGTATGGAGGTGACTGTCATTGTGACTATTGTCAGGAAGCTTTTAGAATGTGGCTTAAAAATAAATATGGGACGCTTGACAAATTGAACCATGCTTGGTGGACGACATTTTGGAGTCACACAATAACATCGTGGTCGCAAATTGAGTCACCGGCCCCTCATGGTGAAAGATCAGTTCACGGGCTTAATCTCGACTGGAATCGATTTGTAACAGATCAAACAATTGATTTCTTTAAGCACGAAGTTGAGGGAATTCGTACAAAGGCCAATCAATTGCCTGTAACGACGAATTTTATGGAAGCGTTTGAAGGGTTAAATTATTGGGAGTTTGCTAAGCATGTGGATGTCGTCTCTTGGGATTCGTATCCAACATGGCACGATGGGGAACCCCCTTCAAATCTAGCTTCTTGGGTGTCATTTAACCATGATTTAATGCGCTCGTTAAAAGACGGGCAACCTTTTATGCTCATGGAAAGCACTCCAAGCTTAACGAACTGGCAAAACATAAGTAAATTAAAGAAGCCGGGCATGCATCTGCTTTCTTCCCTTCAAGCTGTGGCTCATGGGGCAGATACAGTGCAATATTTTCAGTGGCGAAAAAGTAGAGGATCGAGTGAAAAACTTCATGGCGCTGTCATTGACCATAAAGGAGGAGAGGATACGCGCGTTTTTCGAGAGGTAAGCGAATTAGGTGGAGTTTTGGAACAATTGCGTGATGTGGCAGGTACATCTGTTCATTCAGAGGTTGCCATCGTATTTGATTGGGAAAATCGTTGGGCTGTGAAAGATTCTCAAGGTCCTCGTAATATTGGTATTCATTATGAAAGAACGGTTCGACAACACTATCAAGCATTTTGGGAGCAAGGGATTTCAGTGGATATAGTTGACTCTCAGTGTGATTTTTCAAAGTATAAGCTTGTGATTGCCCCGATGCTTTATATGATGAAAACAGGTGTGAGTGATAAGATTGAAGCTTTTGTAGCTGCTGGTGGTCATTTTGTAACGACTTATTGGTCAGGTATTGTCGATGAACATGATCTTGTATATTTAGGTGGTTTCCCTGAACCATTGCGGAAAACGTTAGGTATTTATTCAGAAGAAATTGATGCTTTGTATGATCATGAAACGAACGTTATGGTGGCGACTGATGATAACACCCTTAATATGACTGGGGAGTACAATGTCTATGAGTTATGTGACATTATCCGTTTGGAAGGAGCAGAAACTATTGCAACGTATGAACATGATTTTTATGCTGGAAAGCCAGCTGTTACAAGTCATGCTTATGGTGAAGGTCAAGCTTACTATGTAGCCGCACACGGTAGTCAACATTTTTACGAAGCATTTTACACGCAAATTAGTTTCAAAGCAGGCCTGAAGCGTCACTTAAATAGTCACTTGCCTACAGGCGTTACCTTACAAAAGCGTACTGATGGTGAAACAGATTATCTATTTCTCATGAACTTTACAGGTGAGAGTCAAACAGTGGAAGTAGGTGAGCAGTTTATTGACCTGATAGATAACGAGGAAAGTGGCGCGGAGATTCGCTTAAAACCATACGGTATTGCTGTATTGAAAGGATCATCAACCAATTAA
- a CDS encoding sugar ABC transporter permease produces MKAKTKSKLEVAAIYGVFAIMFVIIAYPLLWAVGMSLNPGRSLFSATMIPENWSLEHFKWLFFDDPRGRYVTWYKNSLIVATATSFFSVVISTLTAYAFSRFKFVGRKNGLFILLVLQMFPILMAMVAIYLLLNMVGLIDNLVGLIIIYVGASVPMMTFLVKGYFDTVPKELDEAARIDGAGPLRVFYSIMIPLAKPIISVVALFQFMTPFMDFLLPRIVLRSEENFTLALGLFNFVSNEFDNNFTRFAAGAILVAIPIAAVFLYLQRYLISGLTAGGTKG; encoded by the coding sequence TTGAAGGCTAAAACAAAAAGTAAACTTGAAGTGGCAGCGATTTATGGGGTATTTGCAATTATGTTTGTCATCATTGCTTATCCTCTTTTATGGGCTGTTGGTATGTCCCTTAACCCAGGAAGAAGCTTATTTTCAGCTACAATGATCCCGGAAAATTGGAGTTTAGAGCATTTTAAATGGCTGTTCTTTGATGATCCACGGGGACGTTATGTTACATGGTATAAAAATAGTTTAATCGTGGCGACTGCAACCTCGTTTTTCTCAGTAGTCATATCTACATTGACTGCATATGCCTTTTCAAGGTTTAAATTTGTCGGTAGGAAAAACGGCTTATTTATCCTATTAGTGTTACAAATGTTCCCCATATTAATGGCGATGGTGGCAATCTACCTTTTATTAAATATGGTAGGACTTATCGATAATCTCGTTGGGTTAATTATCATCTATGTCGGGGCTAGTGTGCCAATGATGACGTTTCTAGTAAAAGGTTATTTTGATACAGTGCCGAAAGAGTTAGATGAAGCGGCAAGGATTGACGGCGCTGGCCCGTTACGAGTTTTTTATTCGATTATGATCCCTCTTGCTAAGCCCATAATCTCAGTGGTTGCCTTGTTCCAATTTATGACGCCGTTTATGGATTTCTTATTACCGAGAATTGTGCTGAGAAGCGAAGAGAATTTTACGTTAGCTTTAGGATTGTTTAATTTTGTGAGTAATGAATTCGATAACAATTTTACGCGTTTTGCAGCGGGAGCGATTCTCGTGGCTATTCCCATTGCCGCTGTATTTTTATATTTACAACGGTATCTTATTTCCGGTCTAACAGCTGGTGGTACGAAAGGTTAA
- a CDS encoding carbohydrate ABC transporter permease: protein MGTDPDTHRFTNHKPLQALLLSIIPGIGQFYNRKFYKGSIFFILFFAFIIAFTDFIDMGLWGIFTLGTQVGRDHSLVLIIQGLVTIFLLIMALLFYGINLRDAYKDAEKLKSGFTIPSLKESFHNTYEKTFPYFLIGPGFFLVVFAIILPLAFMLSLAFMNYRLRNAPPAALLDWVGFDNFIQLATVPIWQNTFLSVISWTIIWTLVATTLQIALALFLAVLVNDKRIKFKKTLRTMLILPWAVPGFVSILIFAAMFNDGFGAINRQIMEPLFNMSIPWLTDVFWTRVAIISIQVWLGFPFVFALFTGVLQSVSNEWYEAADVDGASRWQKFTKITFPHVMFATAPLMIMQYTHNFNNFNIIYLFNEGGPAIRGQNAGGTDILISWVYNLTFSQQNYSMAAAISMIIGLIIGLLAFLQFRRTRSYKEEGEVY, encoded by the coding sequence GTGGGAACAGATCCAGATACACACCGTTTTACTAATCATAAGCCGCTGCAAGCACTTCTATTATCAATCATTCCAGGTATAGGACAATTTTACAATCGTAAATTTTATAAAGGAAGTATCTTCTTTATTCTTTTTTTCGCTTTTATTATTGCCTTTACAGATTTTATCGATATGGGATTATGGGGGATTTTTACACTCGGTACACAAGTGGGGAGAGATCATTCTCTCGTTTTAATTATTCAAGGGCTTGTGACGATCTTTCTTTTAATAATGGCTCTATTATTCTATGGCATTAATTTACGAGACGCTTATAAAGATGCAGAAAAATTAAAGAGTGGTTTTACGATTCCTTCTTTAAAAGAGTCGTTTCACAACACTTACGAAAAGACATTTCCATATTTTCTCATAGGTCCAGGCTTTTTCTTAGTCGTGTTCGCGATTATTTTACCGCTAGCTTTTATGCTATCTTTAGCATTTATGAATTATCGATTGAGGAACGCCCCTCCGGCAGCTTTGTTGGATTGGGTAGGTTTCGATAATTTTATACAGCTTGCAACTGTACCAATTTGGCAAAATACATTCTTAAGTGTTATTAGCTGGACGATTATATGGACACTTGTCGCTACCACACTTCAAATCGCTTTGGCCTTGTTCCTTGCGGTTCTCGTGAACGATAAGCGGATCAAATTTAAGAAAACATTAAGAACGATGCTTATTTTACCTTGGGCTGTGCCGGGATTCGTATCTATCCTCATTTTTGCAGCTATGTTTAATGATGGATTTGGTGCGATTAATAGACAGATTATGGAACCGCTATTTAATATGAGCATTCCATGGTTAACAGATGTCTTCTGGACACGAGTCGCAATCATCTCCATTCAAGTTTGGCTTGGATTCCCGTTTGTGTTTGCTTTATTTACAGGTGTGCTACAAAGTGTCTCGAATGAATGGTATGAAGCTGCAGATGTGGATGGGGCTTCAAGGTGGCAAAAGTTCACTAAAATAACGTTTCCACACGTTATGTTTGCCACAGCACCGTTGATGATTATGCAATACACGCATAACTTTAATAATTTTAATATTATTTATCTCTTTAATGAGGGTGGACCTGCTATTCGCGGACAAAATGCAGGTGGAACCGATATTCTTATCTCTTGGGTCTACAATCTTACTTTTTCCCAACAAAATTATAGTATGGCGGCTGCCATTTCTATGATTATCGGATTGATCATAGGGTTACTTGCTTTCTTACAATTTAGAAGAACCCGTTCTTATAAGGAAGAGGGTGAAGTATATTGA
- a CDS encoding sugar ABC transporter substrate-binding protein, which yields MKRFIVSLGMSILVVSALAGCGPDDDTETETSNANNTVNDHNETGEPEKPDSLEIWANDDEYQFAAVQELVSQFEDEYGIEVEVTAYLMADQDEAFALDAPGGIGPDVIFQPHDRLGDLTSQNLLAPLEVDEDTLAEYTEEAVTAFTLDGEVYGAPLVMENTALYYNKDLIDAVPETMDELYELADSLTDASHDEYGFLFEALNFYHVYPWIGGYGGYVFSQDDEGNYNIDDIGLDNDGAVEAYEEVQSLFERGILPRSVDEDVINGLFTDGKVAMAVSGPWAMASYSEALGDSLGVAPLPELSNGNTPTPFAGVKGWLVSNYSENTYWASQLALYLSTADAQSYYYEETGEIPARPDATVEDEFAEAFLEQSQSAEPMPNIPEMGQVWDPMEDSLQFNAEGQDPGEILEEAVEEIHDYIDMMN from the coding sequence ATGAAAAGATTTATAGTAAGTTTAGGGATGTCAATTCTTGTCGTTTCAGCTTTAGCTGGTTGTGGACCGGATGATGACACAGAGACAGAAACGTCAAATGCCAATAATACTGTCAATGATCATAATGAAACAGGAGAACCGGAAAAACCTGACTCGTTAGAGATTTGGGCTAATGATGATGAGTATCAGTTTGCGGCCGTTCAAGAGTTAGTTTCACAGTTTGAGGATGAATACGGTATTGAAGTAGAAGTGACAGCCTATTTGATGGCCGATCAAGATGAAGCATTTGCGTTAGATGCTCCAGGCGGTATAGGACCGGATGTGATTTTTCAGCCACATGATAGACTCGGAGATTTGACGTCACAAAACTTATTAGCTCCTCTTGAGGTAGATGAAGATACTCTTGCTGAGTATACAGAAGAAGCTGTCACAGCATTTACATTAGATGGCGAAGTTTATGGCGCACCCCTCGTGATGGAAAATACAGCTCTTTACTATAATAAAGATCTTATAGACGCTGTCCCAGAAACGATGGACGAGCTTTACGAGTTGGCAGACTCGTTAACAGATGCTAGTCATGACGAATATGGTTTTTTATTTGAAGCGTTGAATTTTTACCATGTTTATCCATGGATCGGTGGCTACGGAGGCTATGTCTTCTCACAAGATGATGAAGGAAATTATAACATTGACGATATTGGTTTAGATAATGATGGTGCTGTTGAAGCCTATGAGGAAGTTCAGTCATTATTCGAACGGGGAATTTTACCCCGTAGTGTTGATGAAGACGTGATTAATGGGTTATTTACAGATGGAAAAGTCGCGATGGCCGTTTCTGGTCCATGGGCAATGGCGTCTTATTCAGAGGCGTTAGGTGATAGTCTAGGCGTTGCGCCACTTCCTGAGCTGTCTAACGGGAATACGCCAACACCATTTGCAGGTGTCAAAGGGTGGCTCGTATCGAATTACTCAGAAAACACGTATTGGGCATCACAATTAGCTCTGTATTTATCAACAGCTGACGCTCAATCTTACTACTATGAAGAAACCGGAGAAATTCCTGCTAGACCTGACGCTACTGTAGAAGACGAGTTTGCAGAAGCCTTTTTAGAGCAATCTCAATCAGCGGAGCCAATGCCAAATATTCCTGAAATGGGACAAGTTTGGGACCCGATGGAAGATTCCTTACAATTCAACGCTGAGGGACAAGATCCAGGAGAAATTCTAGAAGAAGCTGTTGAAGAAATTCATGATTATATTGACATGATGAATTAA
- a CDS encoding AraC family transcriptional regulator, protein MYFHKKRFTFVAGEQNLPLFVESVGYNPQEQKFTRPEGYPYFHWLLTLEGKGTFTFNGQSYMMTPGRGIFLKPYTPHSYYTNGSLWSTAYITFGGVSVVSILKALELNFSAVYNENKDKHFYNIMKAMIDKVEVESEFSRLELSSYLYHFLIKLRTYGKINNQPSLSHNYTKVRPVVDWLEIVYADNIGLQDIANHMNMSPQYLNRLFQDTFGISPYSFLIQLRIRKSKEILVSNQEIPLNQVAALVGFNDVSNFVATFRKKEGITPRKYRILHS, encoded by the coding sequence ATGTATTTTCATAAAAAGAGGTTCACCTTTGTAGCTGGTGAACAAAACTTGCCGTTATTTGTAGAAAGTGTTGGCTATAATCCACAGGAACAAAAGTTCACAAGACCGGAGGGGTATCCTTACTTTCACTGGCTATTAACGTTAGAAGGAAAGGGAACTTTCACTTTTAACGGTCAATCTTATATGATGACACCGGGAAGAGGCATCTTCCTCAAGCCATATACACCCCATTCTTATTATACGAATGGCTCTTTATGGTCTACTGCCTATATCACATTTGGGGGTGTTTCTGTTGTCTCCATTTTAAAGGCATTAGAATTGAATTTTTCAGCTGTGTATAACGAAAACAAAGATAAGCATTTTTACAATATAATGAAAGCAATGATCGATAAAGTGGAGGTGGAGTCTGAATTCTCACGTTTAGAGCTATCTAGCTACTTGTATCATTTCTTAATTAAATTGAGAACTTATGGGAAAATTAACAATCAGCCTTCGCTTTCTCATAATTATACGAAGGTTCGGCCTGTTGTAGATTGGTTGGAAATTGTTTATGCCGATAATATAGGTTTGCAGGATATTGCCAATCATATGAATATGAGTCCTCAATACTTAAATAGACTCTTTCAAGATACCTTTGGTATTAGCCCTTATTCATTTTTAATTCAGCTTAGAATAAGAAAGTCTAAAGAAATTTTAGTATCGAATCAAGAGATTCCCCTCAATCAAGTAGCTGCTCTAGTAGGATTTAATGATGTTAGTAATTTTGTTGCTACGTTCAGAAAAAAAGAGGGGATTACGCCCAGAAAGTATCGTATCCTTCACAGTTAA
- a CDS encoding formate/nitrite transporter family protein: METTSLEKVEQLALKKEKIFKSGISRYLLRAILASMFIGFGVIVAFKTGSFFYTEAPPWTYPMAALTFGSAIILIAYGGGDLFTGNTFYFTYTALRGKMKWSRVFTLWSYTYLGNIIGAAFFAFLIFTTGLFNSPDVNAFLLGVVEKKMTDPTMELFFRAILCNWLICLAFFLPMSMKEDMAKIITMVLFVFCFFISGYEHSIANMCTFAIAFVLNPPDAVSIQGMIYNLVPVTLGNIIGGSVLMAGVYYYINKPFLSDN; encoded by the coding sequence ATGGAAACCACCTCATTAGAAAAAGTAGAACAGTTAGCATTAAAAAAAGAAAAAATATTTAAAAGTGGCATCTCACGCTATTTACTCCGTGCTATTCTTGCCAGTATGTTCATTGGATTCGGCGTCATTGTAGCCTTTAAGACGGGAAGTTTTTTTTATACAGAAGCGCCGCCCTGGACTTATCCTATGGCCGCTCTCACCTTTGGGAGTGCCATTATCTTAATTGCGTACGGTGGCGGTGATTTGTTTACCGGTAATACCTTTTACTTTACTTATACAGCTTTAAGAGGAAAAATGAAGTGGTCACGAGTGTTCACCCTTTGGAGCTATACTTACTTAGGAAATATTATTGGAGCTGCCTTTTTCGCTTTTTTAATTTTTACAACAGGGTTATTTAATAGTCCCGATGTAAACGCCTTTCTTTTAGGAGTTGTTGAAAAGAAAATGACCGATCCCACAATGGAGCTTTTTTTTCGCGCGATCCTTTGTAACTGGCTCATTTGCTTAGCCTTTTTCTTGCCGATGTCTATGAAAGAGGATATGGCTAAAATAATAACAATGGTGCTATTCGTTTTTTGCTTCTTCATCTCCGGCTACGAACATAGTATTGCAAATATGTGTACGTTCGCCATTGCATTTGTGTTAAATCCGCCTGATGCCGTCAGTATTCAAGGGATGATATACAATCTTGTGCCTGTTACACTTGGTAATATAATCGGTGGGAGTGTGTTAATGGCAGGTGTCTATTACTATATAAACAAGCCATTTCTATCAGATAACTAG